One Legionella hackeliae DNA segment encodes these proteins:
- a CDS encoding STY0301 family protein: MNLRCYYFLMMAMILISRTSFSLSGNIPVCPDKIAVKEQLLKLPTGWESLTSDIPHFLNGISVYSGHPRDLVALKPDAINEKKAMWSFSTKDTIYVVCEYNGTSIILTQKIPAKIRHCELIYNPFVRGEKGYIPKLLNCR; encoded by the coding sequence ATGAATTTGCGATGTTACTATTTTTTGATGATGGCAATGATTTTAATCAGTAGAACATCGTTTTCTTTATCAGGTAACATTCCCGTTTGCCCGGATAAAATTGCAGTGAAAGAGCAATTATTAAAATTGCCTACAGGTTGGGAATCATTAACTTCCGATATTCCCCATTTTCTAAACGGAATCTCAGTATATTCAGGGCATCCAAGAGATTTAGTAGCTCTTAAGCCTGATGCAATTAATGAAAAAAAAGCAATGTGGTCTTTTTCAACGAAAGACACGATTTATGTTGTGTGTGAATATAATGGCACTAGTATTATACTTACTCAAAAAATACCTGCAAAAATACGTCATTGTGAATTAATTTATAATCCATTTGTTAGAGGAGAAAAAGGGTATATTCCTAAGTTACTGAATTGTCGGTAA
- a CDS encoding coiled-coil domain-containing protein — protein sequence MPKPNNLKDIFECLSQEETKQPHYFIFPLGTDTVFTPQPTITLSNPVAKKSYERGETLSYAAQAVVSILDEEAEITKTTDPLSYCSPSVDVLNGPTTLGSEVGERVAQAVFLILRAIAEGKKTIQIAAHSRGAVESVLIMHELARIKKTLGEEPHQSLFDVLRGSPCSYTRAAVQKFFKNTEADHLDLRKLLLDRLQTVRINPFLIDPVPGGGFLKIPGIAWKDDRFYQQPPFDNYELLLYRDERTRCFTPIVPNGMQPLIIPGHHGSASGNRYNQQLEELPANIKNRDTTTVQDLVLCKIFHFFHKTTGLFAPNTYGLNLSHPELDGVLNRFLGATESERYKVILDHYLAVEQNDEAFRFFENGSYAVLGAQYTKERERFVHFHGNRHEKMRNVAPQMLGKFVNPEHAMLYLRQYIQLDRLTDATPDALVEAIANAIENTIDEMVLGDGKVPSKLLQLVRDKNTRSVFFEGLSVFVDEISQKYLRNNLTEEEDKRLRGAIAKPFALLARALGGKRGDISQDDVDILKECSNLLKAGLKRTIETHFKSIIEQSDTLHDQLEYTLAPPEQFQSTFKKFVSNLDTNADGTGILALLQAKMQTLRPITIEIVKQMLTEALEEIRSDRSLNLEQKAKINELILNEKNTHLDAFFEASQTPPAKHLANIEQLYNLVTSLKKDYLSLNELLSPEQLDIDAKQLHFRSLDLIKIAAMLLKEKKFDLHIQPDSISEKFFALIKKEAIALGASSPDVEDLEKALATREQRISQLTQETEKLREDIAKANEAHQHQSNTHGDETRSKNEEIQRITARASEQQELIKKLQSPVEVKKALLIDERLIPLVNNYLTHLLSEAIQLYPQLAKATIDQPLPEINDNDYKKIRDKFNEVHALKQELLDGETVPLASDRLERFKGSLSRMEDKLNLHRDSGFKRFLGGCLVIISIIVTGVLPGIGLLAYSTFADKKLSFFSTKTKGNLFVEEARKLEINSKA from the coding sequence ATGCCTAAACCTAACAATTTAAAGGATATTTTTGAGTGTCTAAGTCAAGAAGAGACGAAACAACCTCATTATTTTATTTTCCCATTAGGCACAGACACAGTCTTTACGCCACAACCAACCATTACGCTTAGCAATCCCGTAGCCAAAAAATCCTATGAACGCGGAGAGACGTTATCTTATGCGGCCCAAGCTGTTGTTAGCATTTTGGATGAAGAAGCAGAGATCACAAAAACAACCGATCCTCTTTCTTATTGCTCTCCCTCTGTTGATGTTCTCAATGGCCCAACCACATTAGGAAGCGAAGTTGGGGAGCGCGTTGCTCAAGCTGTTTTTTTAATTTTGAGAGCTATTGCAGAAGGCAAAAAAACCATTCAAATTGCAGCTCACAGCCGAGGGGCGGTCGAATCAGTCTTGATAATGCATGAATTAGCACGCATTAAGAAGACGCTTGGGGAAGAACCACACCAATCATTATTTGATGTACTTCGTGGTAGCCCTTGTAGTTATACCCGTGCAGCAGTACAGAAATTTTTCAAAAATACCGAAGCCGATCACTTAGACTTACGGAAATTGCTATTAGACCGCTTACAAACGGTAAGAATTAATCCTTTCTTAATTGATCCTGTTCCAGGCGGTGGTTTTTTAAAGATACCGGGCATTGCCTGGAAAGACGATCGATTCTACCAACAACCTCCCTTTGATAATTACGAATTATTGTTGTATAGAGATGAACGTACTCGTTGCTTTACACCCATTGTACCTAATGGAATGCAACCCCTTATCATTCCTGGTCATCATGGCTCAGCAAGTGGTAATCGCTATAATCAACAACTTGAAGAGCTTCCAGCCAACATCAAAAATAGAGATACAACAACAGTTCAGGATTTGGTGCTCTGTAAGATATTCCACTTTTTTCATAAAACAACTGGGCTCTTTGCTCCCAATACGTACGGGCTAAACCTCTCACATCCAGAGCTTGATGGAGTCCTTAATCGATTTTTAGGGGCTACAGAATCTGAACGATATAAAGTTATTCTGGATCATTATTTGGCTGTTGAACAAAATGACGAAGCCTTTCGTTTTTTTGAAAATGGTTCCTATGCTGTTCTAGGCGCGCAATATACCAAAGAACGTGAACGTTTCGTACATTTTCATGGCAATAGACATGAAAAAATGCGTAATGTTGCACCTCAGATGCTGGGGAAATTTGTTAATCCCGAACACGCCATGCTCTATTTAAGACAATATATTCAACTCGATCGCTTAACAGATGCAACACCAGATGCCTTAGTTGAAGCCATAGCCAACGCTATAGAAAATACAATCGATGAAATGGTTTTGGGTGATGGCAAAGTGCCTTCAAAATTATTACAGTTAGTCCGTGATAAAAACACACGAAGTGTTTTTTTTGAAGGACTATCAGTATTTGTTGATGAAATTAGTCAAAAGTATTTAAGGAATAATTTAACCGAAGAGGAAGATAAGCGCTTGCGCGGAGCTATCGCTAAACCTTTTGCCCTGTTAGCAAGGGCTCTCGGGGGCAAACGAGGTGACATATCCCAGGATGACGTTGATATTCTGAAAGAGTGCAGTAATTTATTGAAAGCAGGATTAAAGCGTACAATTGAAACTCATTTTAAATCAATTATTGAACAATCAGATACTCTTCACGATCAACTTGAATATACTTTGGCACCGCCTGAGCAATTCCAAAGTACCTTTAAAAAATTTGTATCCAACCTCGATACCAACGCCGATGGAACTGGAATATTAGCCCTACTACAAGCGAAGATGCAGACACTTCGCCCTATTACTATCGAAATAGTAAAACAAATGCTGACAGAAGCACTTGAGGAGATTCGTTCAGATAGAAGTTTGAATCTCGAGCAAAAAGCCAAGATTAATGAGTTAATATTAAATGAAAAAAATACTCATTTAGATGCATTTTTTGAAGCCTCACAAACCCCGCCTGCAAAGCATCTAGCTAATATTGAACAGCTTTATAATTTAGTCACATCGTTAAAAAAAGATTACCTGTCACTGAATGAGCTTCTATCTCCAGAGCAATTAGATATTGACGCTAAACAACTGCATTTTCGCAGTCTTGATTTAATAAAGATTGCCGCAATGCTATTGAAAGAGAAAAAATTTGATTTACATATTCAACCTGACTCTATTAGCGAGAAATTTTTTGCGCTGATTAAGAAGGAAGCCATTGCATTAGGTGCATCATCTCCAGACGTTGAAGATTTAGAAAAAGCGCTCGCGACGCGTGAGCAAAGAATTAGTCAATTAACTCAAGAAACTGAGAAATTAAGAGAAGATATTGCTAAAGCCAATGAAGCACATCAACATCAAAGTAATACACATGGCGATGAAACTCGGTCTAAAAATGAAGAAATTCAAAGGATTACTGCTAGAGCCAGCGAGCAACAAGAACTGATTAAAAAATTACAATCTCCTGTTGAAGTAAAAAAAGCATTGCTCATTGACGAGCGACTTATACCCTTAGTCAATAATTACTTGACTCATTTATTAAGCGAAGCAATACAGTTATATCCTCAGTTGGCAAAGGCTACTATTGACCAACCCCTGCCAGAAATTAATGACAATGATTATAAAAAAATCAGAGACAAATTTAATGAAGTACATGCTCTAAAGCAAGAATTGCTTGATGGAGAGACTGTACCCCTTGCCAGTGACCGATTAGAGAGATTTAAAGGCTCTTTATCCCGGATGGAAGACAAATTAAATTTACATCGCGATTCTGGTTTTAAAAGATTTTTAGGTGGCTGTTTGGTAATTATTAGTATCATTGTTACAGGGGTATTACCAGGAATTGGTTTACTCGCCTATTCAACATTTGCCGACAAAAAACTCTCTTTCTTTAGTACTAAAACTAAAGGCAACCTGTTTGTCGAAGAAGCCCGCAAGCTTGAAATTAATAGTAAAGCCTAA
- a CDS encoding DUF1835 domain-containing protein, producing MALIHITNGDCAAELIEAAFNTQKVIPWRDILYEGPVQSNLDGSQFSHQRSEYLASQGYESYETIYSSFQDLQTQLTHLPNFEEVILWFEHDTYDQLQLVQILSYLYQKKLNTRLSLICINHYPGIDPFLGLGQLDEQQIKALFPCRQKVTDIQLKLAHQIWLAFTASEPSELLRLTKGDLTALPFLKNALLRYFREFPSNHNGLTWTEQYILDSTIAGTNNIVELFRQLPITEDEYFLGMGDVTFKQIVTSLAEAENPLIRIKERIDEIEDSELELTKLGERVAQGEEDWIKINGIDEWRGGVHLTLENVWRYSLATHEIIGPFNLNILEDNAVGEK from the coding sequence ATGGCGCTAATACATATAACAAATGGTGATTGTGCAGCAGAATTAATAGAAGCAGCGTTTAATACCCAAAAGGTCATTCCCTGGCGTGATATTCTCTATGAAGGCCCTGTTCAATCTAATTTAGATGGCAGTCAATTTAGTCATCAACGCTCAGAATATCTAGCGTCTCAGGGTTATGAAAGTTATGAGACAATCTATTCTTCTTTTCAAGACTTACAAACTCAATTGACCCACTTACCAAATTTTGAAGAAGTAATTCTTTGGTTTGAGCATGATACTTATGATCAATTGCAATTGGTGCAAATATTATCCTATTTATATCAAAAAAAATTAAATACAAGATTATCGTTAATTTGTATTAATCATTATCCAGGGATTGACCCTTTTCTTGGACTGGGTCAGCTGGATGAACAACAGATTAAAGCATTATTTCCGTGTCGACAAAAAGTGACTGACATTCAGCTTAAGCTGGCACATCAGATCTGGCTGGCTTTTACAGCCTCAGAGCCCTCAGAGCTTTTAAGGTTAACAAAAGGCGACTTAACCGCTTTACCCTTTCTAAAGAATGCATTATTACGATATTTTCGTGAATTTCCTTCTAATCACAATGGATTAACCTGGACTGAGCAGTACATTCTGGACTCAACGATTGCAGGAACAAACAATATTGTTGAATTATTTAGACAATTACCCATCACAGAGGACGAGTACTTTTTAGGCATGGGAGATGTGACCTTTAAGCAAATCGTCACTAGTTTAGCTGAGGCTGAAAATCCTCTTATTAGAATTAAAGAACGTATAGATGAAATTGAGGATTCAGAACTCGAATTGACTAAACTCGGTGAACGCGTCGCCCAGGGGGAAGAGGATTGGATTAAGATCAATGGGATTGATGAATGGCGGGGTGGTGTTCATTTAACATTAGAAAATGTCTGGCGATATTCATTAGCTACTCATGAAATTATTGGGCCATTTAATCTGAATATACTCGAGGACAATGCAGTAGGTGAAAAATAA
- a CDS encoding AI-2E family transporter produces MNDSRNGLSQSSWELKIIAFLAIIFIFFIAQPILFPLLLAFFLYLLLKPVVQLLQQLRIPKILASALITALLLGVISVGISSLAEPAAHWIDKAPEKMQVLEQKFYFVKKPLAKLSDAFKKIKTITETKQTPKIEVKTDVTDISYSIFDLTTNVILLIFLTLTNLFFLLIYSETIFNNLQKIITSRQTKIANNFLLSIERDISTYLVTFTIICICFGIAIATALWLVSLPNAMLWGVMAAGLNFIPYIGPAIGISVVFFISLLTFDSYFYILLPPLLYFLISNVEGQIITPILLGHRLNLNPLIVFFSIIFWAWLWGIGGAILSIPLLTVAKIMMVNVPSLAKYSLLLEK; encoded by the coding sequence ATGAATGACTCAAGGAATGGTTTATCACAATCAAGCTGGGAATTAAAAATAATAGCTTTTCTTGCCATAATTTTTATTTTCTTTATCGCTCAACCTATTTTATTCCCGTTGTTATTAGCATTTTTTCTTTATTTATTACTAAAACCTGTAGTACAACTTCTCCAACAATTAAGGATTCCTAAAATTCTAGCCTCAGCGCTCATTACAGCCTTACTTTTAGGCGTAATTAGCGTTGGCATTTCCTCACTTGCTGAGCCTGCAGCACACTGGATTGATAAAGCACCGGAAAAAATGCAAGTTTTGGAACAAAAATTTTATTTTGTAAAAAAACCCCTTGCTAAATTAAGTGATGCATTCAAAAAAATCAAAACGATTACTGAAACTAAACAAACACCTAAAATTGAAGTCAAAACAGATGTTACAGACATCAGTTATTCCATTTTTGATTTAACGACGAATGTAATTCTATTGATTTTTCTTACACTAACCAATTTATTCTTTTTGCTTATTTATTCAGAAACTATTTTTAACAATTTGCAAAAGATCATTACCTCACGCCAAACAAAAATTGCAAATAATTTTTTACTCTCTATCGAAAGAGACATTTCAACGTATTTGGTAACATTTACCATAATTTGCATATGCTTTGGCATAGCAATTGCTACCGCTTTATGGTTAGTTTCCCTTCCTAATGCCATGTTATGGGGCGTAATGGCGGCAGGTCTTAATTTTATTCCCTACATAGGTCCAGCAATAGGTATTTCGGTGGTATTTTTTATTTCCTTACTTACTTTTGACTCTTATTTCTATATTTTGCTCCCCCCCCTTCTTTATTTTTTAATTAGCAATGTTGAAGGGCAAATTATCACGCCGATATTATTAGGACACCGTTTAAATTTAAATCCACTCATTGTCTTTTTTAGTATTATTTTTTGGGCTTGGCTGTGGGGTATCGGCGGCGCTATACTTTCAATACCTTTGCTCACAGTGGCTAAAATTATGATGGTTAATGTGCCCTCTTTAGCGAAATATAGTTTACTATTAGAAAAATAA
- the cfa gene encoding cyclopropane fatty acyl phospholipid synthase, translating to MQKNTNARSLVTKLLDLAGITVNGSALWDVQIHNDQFYSRVLRDADLGLGESYMDGWWDCQRIDMLIEHIVNANIEDKVKISPKLALRLIMSKIFNFQSRRRAFQVGRHHYDLGNDLFEAMLDRHMNYTCGYWKEATTLEEAQLAKLDLSCRKLQLEPGMRMLDIGCGWGALAKYAAENYGVEVVGITISKQQYELAKERCKDLPVEIRVQDYREVNEKFDRIVSLGMFEHVGYLNYRKYMQVAHRCLADDGLFLLHTIGGNESTTQAMPWISKYIFPNGMIPSIAQIGKASEKLFVMEDWQNFGMDYYQTLMAWHQNFNTAWNYLQTNYDEKFFRMWNYYLLSCAGGFNTRMLQLWQIVFSKGLKMRYDAPR from the coding sequence ATGCAAAAAAATACAAATGCTAGATCGCTTGTTACCAAACTTTTGGATTTAGCGGGAATCACTGTAAATGGAAGTGCACTTTGGGATGTTCAAATCCATAATGATCAATTCTATTCACGTGTCTTGCGCGACGCTGATTTAGGGCTTGGTGAATCCTATATGGATGGATGGTGGGATTGCCAGCGCATCGATATGCTAATTGAACACATCGTTAATGCCAATATCGAGGACAAGGTAAAAATCAGTCCTAAGCTTGCTCTACGCTTAATCATGTCCAAGATCTTTAATTTCCAGTCCAGACGACGGGCCTTTCAAGTAGGAAGACATCATTATGATTTAGGGAATGATCTCTTTGAGGCAATGTTAGACCGACACATGAATTATACTTGTGGTTACTGGAAAGAGGCGACTACATTAGAAGAGGCTCAACTTGCAAAATTGGACTTAAGCTGCAGGAAATTGCAATTAGAACCCGGTATGCGTATGTTAGATATTGGATGTGGCTGGGGCGCTTTAGCCAAGTATGCGGCAGAAAATTATGGTGTGGAGGTGGTTGGGATTACTATCTCCAAACAACAATATGAATTGGCTAAAGAACGCTGCAAAGATTTGCCTGTGGAGATTCGAGTGCAAGATTATCGTGAGGTCAATGAAAAATTTGATCGCATTGTTTCTTTAGGCATGTTCGAACATGTGGGTTATTTAAATTATCGCAAATATATGCAGGTTGCTCATCGCTGTTTAGCGGATGATGGTCTATTTTTATTACACACGATTGGTGGAAATGAGAGTACAACGCAAGCCATGCCCTGGATTTCCAAGTACATTTTCCCGAATGGCATGATTCCATCTATTGCCCAGATAGGAAAAGCGTCTGAGAAATTATTTGTTATGGAGGATTGGCAAAATTTTGGTATGGATTATTACCAAACTCTTATGGCGTGGCACCAAAATTTTAATACTGCCTGGAATTATCTTCAAACAAATTATGATGAAAAATTCTTCAGGATGTGGAACTATTATCTACTCAGCTGTGCCGGAGGTTTTAACACCCGAATGCTTCAATTATGGCAAATCGTTTTCTCAAAGGGACTCAAGATGAGATATGATGCACCAAGATAG